In Phragmites australis chromosome 24, lpPhrAust1.1, whole genome shotgun sequence, the following are encoded in one genomic region:
- the LOC133908024 gene encoding uncharacterized protein LOC133908024 encodes MADALIARMFYTSGLPFNLARNPNYLAAFTFLANNDLGGYVPPGYNKLRTTLLQLEKDNVERLLEPIKSTWPTKGVTIASDGWSDAQRRPLINFIAIAGSGPMFLRAINTSGDVKNKEYIAEKLIAVIEEVGAKNVVQVITDNASNCKAAGLIVEQKSTL; translated from the exons ATGGCTGATGCTCTTATTGCAAGAATGTTCTACACATCAG GTCTTCCATTCAATTTGGCAAGAAACCCAAATTATCTAGCTGCTTTCACTTTTCTTGCAAACAATGATTTGGGGGGGTATGTACCTCCTGGGTACAACAAGTTGAGGACGACTCTTCTCCAACTGGAGAAGGACAATGTTGAGAGGCTGCTGGAACCAATCAAGAGTACATGGCCGACAAAAGGGGTGACAATTGCATCTGATGGGTGGAGTGATGCTCAAAGAAGACCCCTCATCAACTTTATAGCCATAGCTGGGAGTGGCCCTATGTTCTTAAGAGCTATTAACACATCAGGAGATGTGAAGAACAAGGAGTACATTGCTGAGAAATTGATTGCTGTGATAGAAGAAGTTGGAGCAAAAAATGTGGTCCAAGTGATCACAGATAATGCTTCAAATTGCAAAGCTGCTGGGTTGATAGTGGAACAAAAG TCCACACTCTGA
- the LOC133908053 gene encoding uncharacterized protein LOC133908053, with amino-acid sequence MWIKDVAGDAFMIKNFIMNHSMRLSMFNEYSKLKFLAIADTRFASQIVMLKRFLVLRDSLVLMVIGDKWSAYRDDDKEKARFVKEKLLDDVWWDQVRYIVDFTEPIYSMLRGADTDKPSLHLIYEMWDTMIEKVKDCIYRHEGKRHDEESVFYEIVHGILVARWAKSNTPLHCLAHSLNPRYYTPNWLSEAEGRVAPHDDVEISDMRNKCFRKLFPIPEDLIKIKQQFAKFSLFGSGFDSPDSIDDRNNLDPKEWWGIHGQRTSELKLLAFKLLGQPSSSSACERNWSTYGFIHSIKRNRLTPMRAEDLVFIHSNMRLLSRNSDEYLKGRSRMWDVGGDAFDSFDGAGILELADLSLDEPEFEVMLFEDGEF; translated from the exons ATGTGGATCAAAGATGTCGCAGGGGATGCCTTCATGATTAAAAATTTTATCATGAATCACAGCATGCGGCTATCAATGTTCAATGAGTATAGTAAGCTCAAGTTTCTTGCAATTGCTGACACAAGATTTGCATCACAGATTGTCATGTTGAAGAGGTTCCTTGTTCTCAGAGATTCACTTGTGTTAATGGTTATTGGTGACAAGTGGTCAGCTTATAGGGATGATGATAAGGAGAAAGCAAGGTTTGTAAAAGAAAAGTTGCTTGATGATGTGTGGTGGGACCAAGTCAGATACATTGTTGATTTCACTGAGCCCATTTATTCAATGCTACGTGGCGCCGACACTGACAAGCCATCCCTCCATTTGATTTATGAGATGTGGGACACCATGATAGAGAAGGTGAAAGATTGCATTTATCGCCATGAGGGAAAGAGGCATGATGAAGAATCTGTTTTTTATGAAATTGTTCATGGCATTTTAGTAGCTCGATGGGCAAAAAGCAACACCCCTCTTCATTGTTTGGCACATTCTCTGAATCCAAG GTACTATACTCCAAATTGGCTTTCTGAAGCTGAAGGTCGTGTGGCGCCCCATGATGATGTTGAAATTTCTGACATGAGGAACAAATGCTTTAGAAAGTTATTTCCCATTCCGGAGGACCTTATAAAAATTAAGCAGCAGTTTGCTAAATTCTCTCTATTTGGAAGTGGCTTTGATAGCCCTGATTCAATTGACGACAGAAACAATCTTGACCCTAAGGAATGGTGGGGCATTCATGGTCAAAGGACCTCAGAGTTGAAACTTTTAGCTTTCAAGTTGCTTGGGCAGCCATCATCTTCTTCTGCATGTGAAAGGAATTGGAGTACCTATGGTTTCATCCATAGCATAAAGAGAAATAGGCTCACTCCTATGCGTGCCGAGGATTTAGTGTTTATCCACAGCAACATGCGTCTTCTTTCAAGAAACTCTGATGAATATTTGAAGGGCCGAAGTCGCATGTGGGATGTTGGAGGAGATGCCTTTGATTCCTTTGATGGTGCTGGTATTCTTGAACTAGCTGATCTCTCACTAGATGAACCAGAATTTGAGGTCATGCTTTTTGAAGATGGAGAATTCTGA
- the LOC133907854 gene encoding uncharacterized protein LOC133907854: MDGGSGEGSILSYEKLGGYAFWVAAGVASAFFASLERCSCIHLHTAEDDGDEDPEEAKDRPLMLSRPQALPEYYYDRSGSSASFAKM; encoded by the coding sequence ATggacggcggcagcggcgaagGCAGCATCCTGTCGTACGAGAAGTTGGGCGGCTACGCGTTCTGGGTGGCCGCCGGCGTGGCGTCGGCCTTCTTCGCGTCCCTGGAGCGGTGCTCCTGCATCCACCTCCACACCGCggaggacgacggcgacgaggacCCCGAGGAGGCCAAGGACCGCCCGCTCATGCTCTCCCGCCCGCAGGCCCTCCCCGAGTACTACTACGACCGGTCCGGCTCCTCCGCATCCTTCGCCAAGATGTGA
- the LOC133907651 gene encoding thylakoid lumenal 17.4 kDa protein, chloroplastic-like, protein MASSCLASPAGAALCRPRRLRCRVACSAADAGGNGGGGRGAEPGWFLAGRKNAGRLACGVLAAWAVSSASNPVIAASQRLPPLSTEPNRCERAFVGNTIGQANGVYDKPLDLRFCDYTNEKTNLKGKSLAAALMSDAKFDSADMSEVVMSKAYAVGASFKGTDFTNAVIDRVNFEKADLTGAIFKNTVLSGSTFNDAKMEDVDFEDTIIGYIDLQKLCTNTSISAESRLELGCR, encoded by the exons ATGGCCTCGTCCTGCCTCGCCTCGCCGGCTGGCGCCGCGCTCTGCCGCCCGCGGCGGCTGAGGTGCCGCGTGGCGTGCTCGGCGGCCGACGCCGGCGGTAACGGTGGTGGCGGCCGCGGGGCCGAGCCGGGGTGGTTCTTGGCCGGACGCAAGAACGCGGGCCGCCTCGCGTGCGGCGTGCTGGCAGCCTGGGCCGTCTCGTCCGCGTCCAACCCGGTCATTGCCGCGAGCCAG AGGTTGCCTCCACTTTCAACAGAGCCAAACAGATGTGAGCGTGCATTTGTGGGGAACACAATTGGTCAGGCAAACGGGGTGTACGACAAGCCTCTCGACCTCCGGTTCTGTGATTACACAAACGAGAAAACTAATCTGAAAGGCAAGTCTCTAGCTGCGGCCTTGATGTCCGACGCAAAGTTTGACAGCGCTGACATGTCAGAAGTTGTCATGTCCAAAGCTTATGCTGTTGGTGCAAGCTTCAAAG GAACCGACTTCACGAATGCAGTGATAGACCGTGTCAATTTCGAGAAGGCCGATCTCACAGGGGCAATCTTCAAGAACACGGTTTTGTCAGGATCGACCTTCAACGACGCTAAGATGGAAGACGTCGATTTTGAGGACACAATCATAGGCTACATTGACCTTCAGAAGCTATGCACAAACACCAGTATCAGCGCAGAGTCAAGATTAGAGCTGGGTTGTAGGTGA
- the LOC133907650 gene encoding uncharacterized protein LOC133907650 — protein sequence MTPASMVAMPRSVPAAVVSVPAAARVGERRTVRFCRPVAACGGDDQPPSMAAVPASLRAIQAKRKLAVARRGVPRAATTSAAGCAVAALVKAVEAVQGAAAGGAAEAARGAGDAVAWAFRKVHFQSPDLAVGLLGMVASCLGTAVEVEMDSMKAKKHEASGNAEPDPDDDGDTGGDSEDLPELVEIDMEKELWARIGILHGDVHGDNDVVEELDDDEIQEINSARARRRKAAYERVIATGGANSLMLSNYAQLLYEFDKDINRAEMYFKQAVAAEPADGEAMRRYAMFLWRARGDIGGAEDMFTGAIDEEPESTHHRSSYAWFLWMTGGVETCLIDTSKNGNDAE from the exons ATGACGCCGGCGAGCATGGTCGCCATGCCCAGGAGCGTTCCGGCGGCGGTGGTGTCGGTCCCGGCGGCCGCGCGGGTGGGGGAGAGGAGGACGGTCCGGTTCTGCAGGCCCGTGGCCGCTTGCGGGGGGGACGACCAGCCGCCGTCGATGGCCGCGGTGCCGGCGTCGCTGCGCGCCATCCAGGCCAAGCGGAAGCTGGCGGTAGCGCGGCGCGGGGTGCCGCGGGCGGCCACCACGAGCGCGGCCGGGTGCGCGGTGGCGGCGCTGGTCAAGGCGGTCGAGGCGGTCCAGGGAGCGGCGGCTGGGGGCGCCGCGGAGGCTGCGCGAGGCGCCGGGGACGCCGTGGCGTGGGCCTTCCGCAAGGTGCACTTCCAGTCGCCGGACCTCGCCGTCGGACTGCTCGGGATGGTCGCGTCCTGCCTCGGCACGGCCGTCGAGGTGGAGATGGACAGCATGAAGGCGAAGAAGCACGAGGCGTCGGGCAACGCGGAGCCCGACCCCGACGATGACGGGGACACTGGGGGGGACTCCGAGGATCTGCCGGAGTTGGTGGAGATAGACATGGAGAAGGAGCTCTGGGCCAGGATCGGCATCCTACATGGCGATGTGCATGGAGACAACGACGTGGTGGAGGAACTCGATGACGACGAGATTCAGGAGATCAACAGCGCCCGCGCGAGGCGCCGGAAGGCAGCGTACGAGAGGGTTATCGCTACCGGCGGCGCCAACTCTCTCATGCTATCCAACTACGCGCAGCTCCTCTACGAGTTCGACAAGGACATCAACAG GGCGGAGATGTACTTCAAGCAGGCTGTGGCCGCCGAGCCGGCGGACGGCGAGGCGATGCGGAGGTACGCCATGTTCCTCTGGCGCGCCCGCGGTGACATCGGCGGCGCGGAGGACATGTTCACCGGAGCAATCGACGAGGAACCTGAGAGCACCCACCACAGGAGCAGCTACGCGTGGTTCCTCTGGATGACCGGCGGCGTCGAGACCTGCCTCATCGACACCAGCAAGAACGGCAACGACGCCGAATGA